Proteins co-encoded in one Candida albicans SC5314 chromosome 3, complete sequence genomic window:
- a CDS encoding uncharacterized protein (Putative adhesin-like protein): protein MSAHATTSSPLSSCIDTYCAVPPLPTPNPGTLSWIVFPAASLPTRETNLVSSQTYPLALAILYPTPPIEFVTVPIFESPILVLGPSFAIVSSATDPTTKTDASLS, encoded by the coding sequence ATGTCAGCACACGCAACCACTAGCTCACCACTACTGTCGTGCATAGACACATACTGCGCAGTACCACCGCTCCCCACACCCAACCCGGGCACACTCTCCTGGATAGTTTTCCCTGCTGCGTCATTACCAACCCGCGAAACAAACTTGGTGCTGTCACAAACATACCCACTCGCCCTCGCAATATTGTACCCAACACCGCCAATAGAATTCGTGACGGTGCCAATATTCGAGTCCCCCATTTTGGTGCTTGGTCCAAGTTTCGCCATCGTATCGAGTGCAACCGACCCAACTACCAAAACAGATGCATCCCTCTCCTAA
- a CDS encoding uncharacterized protein (Chalcone related protein family; flow model biofilm induced): protein MFRYVRSAFIVSAVAATPLFHPKILSEVKQVVVDSSLNPFPTEIPKGLFHNDFQLLGHGVRSVTFISFKVYGVGIYIAKKDIPKASSVLMGMADKLKDPQESAQVIEKLLDSDVKFLVRLAPVRNTDFNHLKDGLIKSILAHPKSKEMKTELGVGLDELRQAFTRRGTVPKNHLLYLEMLDGGKMELSYVNPEKKPYKMGVVDSPLVSRQLMLQYLSGAKPLSPSLRDSCIEGFINL from the coding sequence ATGTTTAGATACGTTCGTTCTGCGTTTATTGTTTCTGCAGTTGCAGCTACTCCGTTGTTTCATCCAAAGATTCTTCTGGAGGTGAAGCAGGTTGTGGTGGATTCTTCGCTTAACCCGTTCCCAACCGAGATTCCCAAGGGATTGTTCCATAACGACTTTCAACTTTTGGGTCATGGTGTGAGATCGGTCACGTTTATTTCGTTCAAGGTTTATGGAGTTGGAATATACATTGCCAAGAAGGATATTCCCAAAGCAAGTTCAGTGTTGATGGGTATGGCCGACAAGCTCAAAGACCCACAAGAATCTGCGCAAGTCATTGAAAAGCTTTTGGATAGTGATGTTAAATTTTTGGTTCGTTTGGCACCGGTGAGAAACACCGACTTTAACCACTTGAAAGATGGCTTGATTAAATCGATATTGGCCCACCCCAAGAGTAAGGAAATGAAGACAGAGTTGGGGGTGGGGTTGGACGAGTTGAGACAAGCGTTTACAAGACGAGGGACAGTTCCGAAAAACCATTTGTTGTACCTAGAAATGCTCGATGGGGGCAAGATGGAGTTGAGTTATGTGAATCCGGAAAAGAAACCATACAAGATGGGTGTGGTTGACTCGCCATTGGTTAGCAGACAATTGATGTTGCAGTACCTTTCCGGCGCCAAACCTCTTTCGCCTTCGTTGCGTGATAGTTGTATAGAAggatttattaatttataa
- the SRB1 gene encoding mannose-1-phosphate guanylyltransferase (Essential GDP-mannose pyrophosphorylase; makes GDP-mannose for protein glycosylation; functional in S. cerevisiae psa1; on yeast-form, not hyphal cell surface; alkaline induced; induced on adherence to polystyrene; Spider biofilm repressed), whose translation MKGLILVGGYGTRLRPLTLTLPKPLVEFGNRPMILHQIEALAAAGVTDIVLAVNYRPEVMVSTLKKYEEEYGVSITFSVEEEPLGTAGPLKLAEEVLKKDDSPFFVLNSDVICDYPFKELADFHKAHGAAGTIVATKVDEPSKYGVIVHDRDTPNLIDRFVEKPVEFVGNRINAGLYILNPSVIDLIEMRPTSIEKETFPILVEQKQLYSFDLEGYWMDVGQPKDFLSGTCLYLTSLSKKHPEKLCKEKYVHGGNVLIDPTAKIHPSALIGPNVTIGPNVVVGEGARIQRSVLLANSQVKDHAWVKSTIVGWNSRIGKWARTEGVTVLGDDVEVKNEIYVNGAKVLPHKSISSNVEKESIIM comes from the coding sequence ATGAAAGGATTAATTTTAGTCGGAGGATACGGTACCAGATTGAGACCATTAACTTTAACATTACCAAAACCATTGGTCGAGTTCGGTAACAGACCAATGATCTTGCACCAAATCGAAGCTTTGGCCGCTGCTGGTGTCACCGATATTGTTTTGGCCGTCAACTACCGTCCAGAAGTCATGGTTTCCACTTTAAAGAAATACGAAGAAGAGTACGGTGTCTCCATCACCTTCTctgttgaagaagaacCTTTGGGCACCGCCGGTCCATTAAAGTTGGCTGAAGAAGTGTTGAAAAAAGACGACTCACCATTTTTCGTCTTGAACTCCGACGTCATTTGCGACTACCCATTCAAGGAATTGGCCGACTTCCACAAGGCCCACGGCGCTGCTGGTACTATTGTTGCTACCAAAGTCGACGAACCATCAAAATACGGGGTCATTGTCCACGACAGAGACACTCCAAACTTGATCGACagatttgttgaaaaaccAGTCGAGTTTGTTGGTAACAGAATTAACGCCGGTTTATACATCTTGAACCCATCGGTCATCGACTTGATTGAAATGAGACCAACCTCAatcgaaaaagaaactttCCCAATCTTGGTCgaacaaaaacaattgtaCTCCTTCGACTTGGAGGGTTACTGGATGGACGTCGGTCAACCAAAAGATTTCCTTTCTGGAACCTGTTTGTACTTGACGTCATTGTCGAAAAAACACCCAGAGAAATTGTGTAAAGAGAAATACGTCCATGGCGGTAACGTGTTGATCGACCCAACTGCCAAGATCCACCCATCTGCCTTAATCGGTCCAAACGTCACCATCGGTCCAAACGTTGTTGTCGGTGAAGGTGCTAGAATCCAAAGATCAGTGTTGTTGGCCAACTCCCAAGTCAAAGACCACGCCTGGGTCAAATCTACCATTGTTGGTTGGAACTCCAGAATTGGAAAGTGGGCTAGAACTGAAGGTGTTACCGTCTTGGGTGACGACGTCGAAGTGAAAAACGAAATCTACGTCAACGGTGCCAAGGTCTTGCCACACAAATCGATCTCCTCTAACGTCGAAAAAGAGTCTATCATTATGTAG
- the TLO8 gene encoding Tlo8p (Member of a family of telomere-proximal genes of unknown function; may be spliced in vivo): protein MPENLQTRLHNSLDEILKSSGYIFEIIDQNRKQSNVITSPNNELIQKSITQSLNGEIQNFHAILDQTVSKLNDAEWCLGVMVEKKKKLDELKVKEEAARKKEEGAKKKAEEAKKCFILLFCQICTTFNSCANILFYLIFIYFYFTILFYRTFYIFSLSTHLLYNIFLRL, encoded by the coding sequence ATGCCAGAAAACCTCCAAACAAGATTACATAACTCACTCGACgagatattgaaatcatcagGATACATATTTGAGATAATCGACCAAAACAGAAAGCAAAGCAATGTGATAACTAGCCCCAACAACGAACTAATCCAAAAATCCATAACCCAACTGCTCAACGGCGAAATCCAAAACTTCCATGCTATTCTAGACCAAACGGTGTCGAAACTCAATGATGCAGAGTGGTGTCTCGGCGTTATggttgaaaagaaaaagaaacttgACGAATTGAAAGTCAAAGAAGAAGCGGCAAGAAAGAAGGAAGAAGGGGCAAAGAAAAAGGCAGAGGAAGCGAAGAAgtgttttattttacttTTCTGTCAAATTTGCACTACTTTTAATTCGTGTGCAAATATTCTATTTTACTTGATTTTTATatacttttattttacAATACTTTTTTATAGGACTTTTTatatcttttctttatcaactCATCTTTTATACAATATATTCTTACGATTATAA